Proteins from a single region of Antechinus flavipes isolate AdamAnt ecotype Samford, QLD, Australia chromosome 2, AdamAnt_v2, whole genome shotgun sequence:
- the CDH16 gene encoding cadherin-16 isoform X1: MAAVWLGIFCSFLCQVVPEAVTSEFHVEVPENYAGNFPLYLKKLDLPPVHSEGPAVVRVTGDEVAEGLFGVESDSGFLFVTRPLDREEQAQYTLQVIITAEDGSLLWGPQPLIVHVKDVNDNVPQFTKDEYIRTLSQGTYADIPFLYLSATDGDEPGTAHSDLRYHILSQIPAQPSPDMFHLEARTGGLALSEKGSSELDPAIVSNYQLLVQVKDLGDQASGHRTMATVNIVVVANTWFVHDSIHLAENLQNLCPNSFTHVHWSGGGVEYHLESQPPGPFRVTHEGNICLTQELDREMQDKYLLSVWPRNAEGLAYSDPLSLTVLVMDENDNAPRCPPAEAPAEVPELSPTGMEVTRLQATDADDLNTPNSHVVYKLLSQDPPGPEGSSFTVDHHTGAIVVQDTLIRAGELYKLLVLAADLAGEEGGLSSTCEVTIKVLDVNDHAPVFTASQYGPVSLPEDTVPGTRVATVTATDADLDPEYTRIEFSIVEGDPDGTFVLDSDPQSGHADIRLQKKLDYTSAPSYELVIMAKNPADLVGSATDSPVTASVTVLVEEPMLPPVLSQESYEVTILDSTPPGTLLLTIGPEDPQSPPLRFSMMNDSEGWLSIEEHSGEVRTASKLGSGQPKETYIVQVVAEIMDHPSLTTTATLVLYIMRDLSSHAGKSSSLPAPAPTPLQILCTPQDMPQGVVINGLQHRGGSAADDDPYSFALSEDPTVQREWRLQALNGTHAYLTMALSWLEPQEYFIPVFLTHSAQTQQLRIRVMVCVCNSERRCLLKVGRMEGMPTLLSAVGIMVGTLVVIGFFLILIFSHLALAKKTEAQPPDSIPLKASV, from the exons ATGGCTGCCGTCTGGCTCGGCATCTTCTGTTCTTTCCTCTGCCAG GTTGTACCTGAAGCTGTCACCAGTGAGTTCCACGTAGAAGTTCCAGAAAATTATGCAGGAAACTTTCCTTTGTACCTGAAGAAG CTGGACTTGCCCCCTGTGCATTCAGAAGGTCCTGCTGTGGTCCGAGTGACTGGTGATGAAGTTGCAGAAGGTCTTTTTGGGGTGGAATCTGACTCTGGTTTCCTGTTTGTGACCAGGCCCCTGGATCGTGAAGAGCAGGCCCAGTATACCCTTCAG GTAATAATCACTGCTGAAGATGGAAGCCTCCTTTGGGGCCCACAGCCCTTGATAGTGCATGTAAAGGATGTGAATGACAATGTGCCTCAGTTTACCAAAGATGAATACATAAGGACCCTGAGCCAGGGTACCTATGCTG ATATACCCTTCCTCTATCTCAGCGCCACAGATGGGGATGAACCAGGTACAGCCCACTCGGACCTGCGTTACCACATCCTGAGCCAGATTCCAGCCCAGCCCTCCCCGGACATGTTCCATCTGGAAGCCAGGACAGGAGGCCTTGCCCTCAGTGAGAAGG GAAGCTCTGAGCTTGATCCTGCTATTGTAAGTAACTACCAGTTGCTGGTGCAGGTAAAAGACCTAGGGGACCAAGCCTCAGGCCACCGAACCATGGCCACCGTGAATATTGTTGTGGTGGCAAATACTTGGTTTGTTCATGATTCGATCCACTTGGCAGAAAATCTTCAGAATCTGTGTCCCAATTCCTTCACCCAT GTGCACTGGAGTGGTGGGGGTGTGGAATACCACCTGGAAAGCCAGCCCCCAGGGCCCTTCAGAGTGACCCACGAGGGAAACATCTGCTTGACCCAGGAACTGGACCGGGAGATGCAAGATAAG TACCTGCTCTCCGTGTGGCCCAGGAACGCGGAGGGCCTGGCTTACAGTGACCCTCTGTCGCTAACGGTCCTCGTGATGGACGAGAACGACAACGCCCCCCGGTGCCCCCCGGCCGAAGCCCCGGCTGAGGTCCCTGAGCTCAGTCCGACAG GTATGGAGGTGACCAGGCTTCAGGCCACAGATGCTGATGACCTCAATACTCCTAACTCCCACGTGGTTTACAAGCTTCTCAGCCAGGACCCTCCTGGACCCGAGGGGTCCTCCTTCACTGTGGACCATCACACAGGGGCAATTGTGGTCCAGGACACCCTGATCAGGGCAGGAGAACTCTACAAGTTGCTGGTGCTCGCTGCCGACCTAGCTGGGGAAGAAGGGG GTTTGAGCAGCACCTGTGAAGTCACCATCAAGGTTCTGGATGTGAATGACCATGCCCCTGTATTCACAGCTTCACAG TACGGACCAGTCAGCCTTCCCGAGGATACAGTGCCAGGGACGCGAGTAGCCACAGTCACGGCCACAGATGCTGACCTGGACCCTGAGTACACCAGGATTGAGTTCTCCATTGTGGAGGGAGACCCCGATGGGACATTTGTCCTAGACTCAGACCCGCAGAGTGGCCACGCGGACATTCGGCTTCAGAAG AAACTAGATTACACTTCAGCCCCAAGCTACGAGCTGGTGATCATGGCTAAAAACCCGGCAGACCTCGTGGGGTCAGCGACGGACTCTCCAGTCACAGCCTCCGTGACCGTGCTGGTGGAGGAACCCATGTTGCCACCTGTCCTAAGCCAGGAGAGCTATGAAGTCACCATCTTAGACAGCACCCCGCCTGGGACCCTCCTGCTGACCATTGGGCCCGAGGATCCCCAGAGCCCACCCCTCAG GTTCTCGATGATGAACGACTCTGAAGGTTGGCTGTCCATTGAAGAACACTCTGGAGAAGTCCGAACAGCTTCAAAACTGGGGTCAGGACAGCCTAAAGAAACATATATTGTACAAGTAGTGGCCGAAATCATGG ACCATCCCAGCCTGACTACCACTGCAACCCTGGTGCTTTATATAATGAGGGATCTCTCATCTCATGCTGGAAAATCATCCTCCCTTCCTGCACCTGCCCCCACCCCGCTCCAGATCCTCTGCACCCCCCAGGACATGCCACAGGGAGTGGTCATCAATGGGCTACAGCATCGGGGAGGATCTGCTGCTGACGACGACCCCTACTCCTTCGCCCTGAGTGAGGACCCCACGGTGCAGAGAGAGTGGAGGCTCCAGGCACTCAATG GCACCCACGCCTACCTCACCATGGCCCTCAGCTGGCTGGAGCCCCAAGAATACTTCATCCCGGTTTTCCTGACACACTCGGCTCAAACCCAGCAACTCCGAATAAGAG TGATGGTCTGTGTGTGTAACTCAGAGAGGCGCTGCTTGCTCAAAGTGGGCCGGATGGAGGGGATGCCCACGCTGCTGTCGGCAGTGGGAATCATGGTAGGCACCCTGGTGGTGATAG GTTTCTTCTTAATCTTGATCTTCAGCCACTTGGCCTTAGCAAAAAAGACGGAGGCACAGCCGCCAGACAGCATCCCCCTGAAGGCTTCTGTCTGA
- the CDH16 gene encoding cadherin-16 isoform X2, with product MAAVWLGIFCSFLCQVVPEAVTSEFHVEVPENYAGNFPLYLKKLDLPPVHSEGPAVVRVTGDEVAEGLFGVESDSGFLFVTRPLDREEQAQYTLQVIITAEDGSLLWGPQPLIVHVKDVNDNVPQFTKDEYIRTLSQGTYADIPFLYLSATDGDEPGTAHSDLRYHILSQIPAQPSPDMFHLEARTGGLALSEKGSSELDPAIVSNYQLLVQVKDLGDQASGHRTMATVNIVVVANTWFVHDSIHLAENLQNLCPNSFTHVHWSGGGVEYHLESQPPGPFRVTHEGNICLTQELDREMQDKYLLSVWPRNAEGLAYSDPLSLTVLVMDENDNAPRCPPAEAPAEVPELSPTGMEVTRLQATDADDLNTPNSHVVYKLLSQDPPGPEGSSFTVDHHTGAIVVQDTLIRAGELYKLLVLAADLAGEEGGLSSTCEVTIKVLDVNDHAPVFTASQYGPVSLPEDTVPGTRVATVTATDADLDPEYTRIEFSIVEGDPDGTFVLDSDPQSGHADIRLQKKLDYTSAPSYELVIMAKNPADLVGSATDSPVTASVTVLVEEPMLPPVLSQESYEVTILDSTPPGTLLLTIGPEDPQSPPLRFSMMNDSEGWLSIEEHSGEVRTASKLGSGQPKETYIVQVVAEIMDHPSLTTTATLVLYIMRDLSSHAGKSSSLPAPAPTPLQILCTPQDMPQGVVINGLQHRGGSAADDDPYSFALSEDPTVQREWRLQALNGTHAYLTMALSWLEPQEYFIPVFLTHSAQTQQLRIRGFFLILIFSHLALAKKTEAQPPDSIPLKASV from the exons ATGGCTGCCGTCTGGCTCGGCATCTTCTGTTCTTTCCTCTGCCAG GTTGTACCTGAAGCTGTCACCAGTGAGTTCCACGTAGAAGTTCCAGAAAATTATGCAGGAAACTTTCCTTTGTACCTGAAGAAG CTGGACTTGCCCCCTGTGCATTCAGAAGGTCCTGCTGTGGTCCGAGTGACTGGTGATGAAGTTGCAGAAGGTCTTTTTGGGGTGGAATCTGACTCTGGTTTCCTGTTTGTGACCAGGCCCCTGGATCGTGAAGAGCAGGCCCAGTATACCCTTCAG GTAATAATCACTGCTGAAGATGGAAGCCTCCTTTGGGGCCCACAGCCCTTGATAGTGCATGTAAAGGATGTGAATGACAATGTGCCTCAGTTTACCAAAGATGAATACATAAGGACCCTGAGCCAGGGTACCTATGCTG ATATACCCTTCCTCTATCTCAGCGCCACAGATGGGGATGAACCAGGTACAGCCCACTCGGACCTGCGTTACCACATCCTGAGCCAGATTCCAGCCCAGCCCTCCCCGGACATGTTCCATCTGGAAGCCAGGACAGGAGGCCTTGCCCTCAGTGAGAAGG GAAGCTCTGAGCTTGATCCTGCTATTGTAAGTAACTACCAGTTGCTGGTGCAGGTAAAAGACCTAGGGGACCAAGCCTCAGGCCACCGAACCATGGCCACCGTGAATATTGTTGTGGTGGCAAATACTTGGTTTGTTCATGATTCGATCCACTTGGCAGAAAATCTTCAGAATCTGTGTCCCAATTCCTTCACCCAT GTGCACTGGAGTGGTGGGGGTGTGGAATACCACCTGGAAAGCCAGCCCCCAGGGCCCTTCAGAGTGACCCACGAGGGAAACATCTGCTTGACCCAGGAACTGGACCGGGAGATGCAAGATAAG TACCTGCTCTCCGTGTGGCCCAGGAACGCGGAGGGCCTGGCTTACAGTGACCCTCTGTCGCTAACGGTCCTCGTGATGGACGAGAACGACAACGCCCCCCGGTGCCCCCCGGCCGAAGCCCCGGCTGAGGTCCCTGAGCTCAGTCCGACAG GTATGGAGGTGACCAGGCTTCAGGCCACAGATGCTGATGACCTCAATACTCCTAACTCCCACGTGGTTTACAAGCTTCTCAGCCAGGACCCTCCTGGACCCGAGGGGTCCTCCTTCACTGTGGACCATCACACAGGGGCAATTGTGGTCCAGGACACCCTGATCAGGGCAGGAGAACTCTACAAGTTGCTGGTGCTCGCTGCCGACCTAGCTGGGGAAGAAGGGG GTTTGAGCAGCACCTGTGAAGTCACCATCAAGGTTCTGGATGTGAATGACCATGCCCCTGTATTCACAGCTTCACAG TACGGACCAGTCAGCCTTCCCGAGGATACAGTGCCAGGGACGCGAGTAGCCACAGTCACGGCCACAGATGCTGACCTGGACCCTGAGTACACCAGGATTGAGTTCTCCATTGTGGAGGGAGACCCCGATGGGACATTTGTCCTAGACTCAGACCCGCAGAGTGGCCACGCGGACATTCGGCTTCAGAAG AAACTAGATTACACTTCAGCCCCAAGCTACGAGCTGGTGATCATGGCTAAAAACCCGGCAGACCTCGTGGGGTCAGCGACGGACTCTCCAGTCACAGCCTCCGTGACCGTGCTGGTGGAGGAACCCATGTTGCCACCTGTCCTAAGCCAGGAGAGCTATGAAGTCACCATCTTAGACAGCACCCCGCCTGGGACCCTCCTGCTGACCATTGGGCCCGAGGATCCCCAGAGCCCACCCCTCAG GTTCTCGATGATGAACGACTCTGAAGGTTGGCTGTCCATTGAAGAACACTCTGGAGAAGTCCGAACAGCTTCAAAACTGGGGTCAGGACAGCCTAAAGAAACATATATTGTACAAGTAGTGGCCGAAATCATGG ACCATCCCAGCCTGACTACCACTGCAACCCTGGTGCTTTATATAATGAGGGATCTCTCATCTCATGCTGGAAAATCATCCTCCCTTCCTGCACCTGCCCCCACCCCGCTCCAGATCCTCTGCACCCCCCAGGACATGCCACAGGGAGTGGTCATCAATGGGCTACAGCATCGGGGAGGATCTGCTGCTGACGACGACCCCTACTCCTTCGCCCTGAGTGAGGACCCCACGGTGCAGAGAGAGTGGAGGCTCCAGGCACTCAATG GCACCCACGCCTACCTCACCATGGCCCTCAGCTGGCTGGAGCCCCAAGAATACTTCATCCCGGTTTTCCTGACACACTCGGCTCAAACCCAGCAACTCCGAATAAGAG GTTTCTTCTTAATCTTGATCTTCAGCCACTTGGCCTTAGCAAAAAAGACGGAGGCACAGCCGCCAGACAGCATCCCCCTGAAGGCTTCTGTCTGA